In a genomic window of Physeter macrocephalus isolate SW-GA chromosome 14, ASM283717v5, whole genome shotgun sequence:
- the GOSR2 gene encoding Golgi SNAP receptor complex member 2 isoform X1: protein MGRLETADKQSVHLVENEIQASIDQIFSHLERLEILSSKEPPNKRQNAKLRVDQLKYDVQHLQTALRNFQHRRYAREQQERQREELLSRTFTTNDSDTTIPMDESLQFNSSLQKVHHGMDDLIGGGHSILEGLRAQRLTLKGTQKKILDIANVLGLSNTVMRLIEKRAFQDKYFMIGGILLTCVVMFLVVQYLT, encoded by the exons TAGTAGAAAACGAAATCCAAGCAAGCATAGACCAGATATTCAGCCATCTAGAGCGTCTGGAGATCTTGTCCAGCAAGGAGCCTCCTAACAAAAGACAGAATGCCAAACT TCGTGTCGACCAGTTAAAGTATGATGTCCAGCACCTGCAGACTGCTCTCCGAAACTTCCAGCATCGGCGATACGCAAGGGAGCAGCAGGAAAGACAGCGAGAAGAGCTTCTGTCCCGCACCTTCACCACTAAT GACTCTGACACCACCATACCAATGGATGAATCACTGCAGTTTAACTCCTCCCTCCAGAAAGTTCACCACGGCATGGATGACCTCATTGGAGGCGGGCACAGTATTCTGGAGGGACTGAGGGCCCAGAGACTGACCTTGAAG gggacccagaagaagatCCTCGACATCGCCAACGTGCTCGGCTTGTCCAACACAGTGATGCGGCTCATCGAGAAGCGAGCTTTCCAAGACAAGTACTTCATGATCGGTGGGATACTGCTCACCTGTGTGGTCATGTTCCTTGTGGTGCAGTACCTGACCTGA
- the GOSR2 gene encoding Golgi SNAP receptor complex member 2 isoform X2, with product MGRLETADKQSVHLVENEIQASIDQIFSHLERLEILSSKEPPNKRQNAKLRVDQLKYDVQHLQTALRNFQHRRYAREQQERQREELLSRTFTTNGTQKKILDIANVLGLSNTVMRLIEKRAFQDKYFMIGGILLTCVVMFLVVQYLT from the exons TAGTAGAAAACGAAATCCAAGCAAGCATAGACCAGATATTCAGCCATCTAGAGCGTCTGGAGATCTTGTCCAGCAAGGAGCCTCCTAACAAAAGACAGAATGCCAAACT TCGTGTCGACCAGTTAAAGTATGATGTCCAGCACCTGCAGACTGCTCTCCGAAACTTCCAGCATCGGCGATACGCAAGGGAGCAGCAGGAAAGACAGCGAGAAGAGCTTCTGTCCCGCACCTTCACCACTAAT gggacccagaagaagatCCTCGACATCGCCAACGTGCTCGGCTTGTCCAACACAGTGATGCGGCTCATCGAGAAGCGAGCTTTCCAAGACAAGTACTTCATGATCGGTGGGATACTGCTCACCTGTGTGGTCATGTTCCTTGTGGTGCAGTACCTGACCTGA